A window from Hoeflea sp. IMCC20628 encodes these proteins:
- a CDS encoding tripartite tricarboxylate transporter permease translates to MAWDPALFVELVLRAFSYWWIIIPAVLIGTVVGAVPGFSSANTIIILLPLTLAMDPEVSLIFMMALYSASQLGNGIPAILINIPGTGGAAATTLDGYPMSKKGEAQHALILCFVASVVGGLIGTALVIAFLPFFAKVGYVLHSVEMVVIMLFGIVLIATVAAQDMLKGLFAGFLGLMIGAIGTDQIYSTPRATFGFIELYDGVPLVPALIGLFAISEAFVMIENNSILSKDGVQKARYSPWSETWFYVRDSFRYSWLMVWTSIIGLVIGIVPGAGASIAAFVAYQQARAFSKTPSLFGTGVPEGVIAPEAANNGVTSGTLVPLLAIGVPGGATAAIMMVVLQYQGITLGPRIFTERPEMAYGVFISMFVAYLFMIVLVVPLARYMARVTLVPTYFLAPMIIGFTTVGAFAPRGFQFDMVLALVFGILGFLARKTGYHVTAILIGIILGPLFEQYLMRSLRLSQGDPMVLFSSNVANVLWVALVASILLPILRERRQQRKILLDDANE, encoded by the coding sequence ATGGCATGGGACCCTGCACTTTTCGTCGAACTTGTCTTACGAGCTTTCTCGTATTGGTGGATCATCATCCCTGCCGTCCTGATCGGAACCGTCGTCGGCGCGGTACCGGGATTCAGTTCGGCCAATACAATTATCATCCTGCTGCCGCTTACGCTGGCCATGGACCCGGAGGTCTCGCTGATTTTCATGATGGCGCTTTACTCCGCGAGCCAACTGGGCAACGGGATACCGGCCATCCTCATAAACATACCAGGAACAGGAGGAGCAGCGGCTACGACGCTTGATGGCTATCCAATGTCAAAGAAGGGCGAAGCGCAGCATGCGCTGATCCTCTGCTTCGTCGCCTCGGTCGTCGGAGGCCTAATCGGAACAGCACTTGTCATCGCGTTTCTACCCTTCTTTGCGAAGGTGGGTTATGTTCTCCATAGTGTTGAGATGGTCGTGATCATGCTGTTCGGCATCGTTCTGATTGCGACAGTTGCCGCGCAGGACATGTTGAAGGGACTGTTTGCAGGCTTTCTCGGACTTATGATCGGGGCGATTGGCACCGACCAAATCTATTCCACGCCTCGAGCGACATTCGGGTTCATCGAGCTCTATGATGGTGTCCCGCTTGTACCTGCCCTGATTGGCCTTTTCGCAATCTCCGAAGCGTTCGTCATGATCGAGAACAATTCGATCCTTTCAAAAGATGGCGTTCAGAAGGCGCGTTATTCGCCTTGGTCGGAAACCTGGTTTTATGTCCGGGACTCCTTCCGGTACTCATGGCTGATGGTCTGGACTTCCATAATCGGTCTTGTGATCGGAATTGTGCCAGGTGCCGGAGCAAGCATCGCTGCATTTGTCGCTTACCAGCAAGCGCGCGCGTTTTCCAAGACACCCAGCCTGTTTGGAACCGGCGTACCGGAGGGCGTCATTGCACCGGAGGCCGCCAATAACGGTGTCACTTCGGGCACCTTGGTCCCACTTTTGGCAATCGGTGTTCCTGGCGGAGCAACAGCAGCAATCATGATGGTCGTTTTGCAGTATCAGGGCATCACTTTGGGGCCCAGGATTTTCACCGAGCGACCGGAAATGGCCTATGGCGTCTTCATATCGATGTTCGTGGCCTACCTGTTCATGATCGTGCTCGTTGTACCATTGGCGCGCTACATGGCCCGGGTAACTTTGGTGCCGACCTATTTTCTCGCACCCATGATTATCGGGTTTACAACAGTAGGTGCCTTCGCCCCCAGGGGGTTCCAGTTTGATATGGTTCTGGCGCTGGTGTTTGGGATTCTCGGGTTCCTCGCACGCAAAACGGGGTATCACGTCACCGCGATCCTCATCGGGATTATTCTTGGTCCTCTTTTCGAACAGTATCTCATGCGCTCCTTGCGGCTTTCACAGGGCGACCCGATGGTCCTTTTCTCATCGAATGTCGCGAATGTCCTGTGGGTGGCGCTTGTTGCCTCAATTTTGCTTCCGATACTTCGTGAGAGGAGGCAACAGAGAAAAATACTATTGGACGATGCCAACGAATAA
- a CDS encoding D-alanyl-D-alanine carboxypeptidase family protein: MSRLVLARLLVALTLLVCGLAAPVQAQLFETRAEQAYLIDADTGTVLFAKNENDLVPPASLAKLMTMEVVFNAIHTGRLTLDDTFQVSENAWRTGGAASRTSTMFAELKSSIPLVDLIQGVIVQSANDGCIIIAEGMAGSEDNFARLMTERARDIGLTRSVFGNSSGLPHPDSKVTMKDLVTLARHIQSTYPEFYRYYSQTDFTWNKILQRNRNPLLRLDIGVDGLKTGFTEESGYGIVASINREGRRLFLAMGGMASERERAEESRKMLEWGIRAFERKTLFAKDETIGELSVYGGVGKAIVKAKGGIDIFMPITNPDRLSARITYRWPLRAPLEAGAEVGVLKVYIGDTLSQETPLYVTEAVDKGPLHTQALDALLELAQFWL; encoded by the coding sequence ATGTCACGGTTGGTCCTTGCCCGCCTGTTGGTTGCCTTGACGCTGCTGGTCTGCGGGTTAGCAGCGCCGGTGCAGGCACAGCTTTTTGAAACGCGGGCTGAACAGGCCTATCTGATCGACGCTGATACCGGCACGGTGCTGTTCGCCAAGAATGAAAATGATCTGGTGCCGCCAGCCTCCCTTGCCAAGTTGATGACCATGGAAGTGGTGTTCAATGCCATTCACACCGGCCGGCTGACCCTTGATGACACATTTCAGGTCTCCGAAAACGCCTGGAGGACCGGGGGGGCGGCATCGCGCACCTCGACGATGTTTGCCGAGCTCAAGTCATCCATTCCCCTGGTTGACCTGATTCAAGGTGTGATTGTGCAATCGGCCAATGATGGCTGCATCATCATCGCCGAAGGCATGGCCGGATCTGAAGACAATTTCGCCCGGCTGATGACGGAACGCGCTCGCGACATCGGCTTGACCCGGTCGGTGTTTGGCAATTCGAGCGGTTTGCCGCATCCGGACTCCAAAGTCACGATGAAGGATCTGGTCACGCTGGCCCGTCACATCCAGTCGACCTATCCGGAGTTCTACCGCTATTATTCGCAAACAGACTTCACCTGGAACAAGATATTGCAGCGCAATCGCAATCCGCTGTTGCGGCTTGATATCGGCGTCGACGGGTTGAAGACCGGTTTTACGGAGGAATCCGGCTACGGCATCGTTGCGTCGATCAACCGCGAAGGGCGGCGGCTGTTTTTGGCCATGGGCGGAATGGCCAGTGAACGGGAGCGCGCCGAGGAATCACGCAAGATGCTGGAGTGGGGCATCCGTGCGTTCGAACGCAAAACCCTGTTTGCCAAGGATGAAACCATTGGCGAACTCAGTGTCTATGGCGGGGTGGGCAAGGCGATTGTGAAGGCAAAGGGCGGTATCGACATCTTCATGCCGATCACCAATCCGGACCGGTTGTCAGCGCGAATCACCTATCGCTGGCCGTTGCGCGCGCCTCTTGAAGCGGGAGCAGAAGTGGGCGTCCTGAAGGTCTATATCGGCGACACGCTGTCCCAGGAAACACCTCTCTACGTCACCGAAGCTGTTGACAAGGGCCCCTTGCATACACAAGCGCTCGACGCACTGCTCGAACTCGCGCAATTCTGGCTATAA
- a CDS encoding septal ring lytic transglycosylase RlpA family protein, whose amino-acid sequence MIYQTGAGLRVAARISVLALLALGVAGCGSTSNSKSKSSPSHINTKTKFSVTEYGVAASPRMSTAKRPKKGGGRAMVGKPYRVRGKWYTPKEDENYDKAGLASWYGPNFHGRLTANGEIYDQFHLSGAHPTFPLPSYARVTNKKNGNSVVIRINDRGPFAHGRIVDVSSQAAELLDMKQEGVAAVRVEYVGRAPVEGDDTRYLMASYRPGGSDAPAGGVIATGVMMAMNSVDSALPGVNAGSQGRVPPAAVGAATAFQPGVASMAFGSVSDIPTGFALPSIGPVLIDRPSFETPLAAIDQPTDLRDVGMAFWGGRVVASQRRFDVVLGTPAQQR is encoded by the coding sequence TTGATCTATCAGACCGGGGCAGGGCTGCGCGTTGCAGCCCGTATTTCCGTGCTCGCACTTCTCGCGCTTGGCGTCGCCGGGTGTGGTTCGACGTCAAACTCGAAGTCGAAGTCTTCGCCGTCGCACATCAATACCAAAACCAAGTTTTCGGTCACGGAGTATGGCGTCGCCGCCAGCCCGCGCATGAGCACGGCCAAACGTCCGAAGAAGGGTGGCGGCCGCGCAATGGTTGGCAAGCCTTACCGGGTTCGGGGCAAGTGGTACACGCCGAAGGAAGACGAAAATTACGACAAGGCAGGCCTCGCCTCCTGGTATGGTCCCAACTTTCATGGCCGGTTGACCGCCAACGGCGAGATTTATGACCAGTTCCATTTGTCAGGAGCGCATCCGACATTTCCGCTGCCGAGTTATGCGCGTGTTACCAATAAAAAGAACGGTAATTCGGTCGTCATCCGGATCAATGACCGGGGGCCCTTTGCGCACGGGCGCATTGTCGACGTGTCCAGTCAGGCGGCCGAACTGCTTGATATGAAACAGGAGGGCGTAGCCGCAGTCCGGGTTGAATATGTGGGACGAGCGCCGGTCGAGGGCGATGATACGCGCTATCTGATGGCAAGCTACCGGCCTGGCGGTTCCGACGCACCTGCAGGCGGCGTCATCGCAACCGGCGTTATGATGGCAATGAACTCTGTGGATTCGGCATTGCCTGGCGTAAATGCAGGATCGCAGGGGAGGGTGCCTCCGGCCGCTGTCGGGGCTGCGACCGCGTTCCAGCCCGGTGTGGCGAGCATGGCATTCGGGTCTGTTTCGGATATTCCAACCGGTTTTGCACTGCCCTCCATCGGTCCGGTGCTGATTGATCGACCTTCGTTCGAGACCCCGCTGGCGGCAATCGACCAGCCAACAGATCTGCGCGATGTCGGCATGGCATTTTGGGGCGGGCGTGTGGTTGCATCGCAGCGTCGGTTTGACGTGGTACTCGGGACGCCAGCACAACAGCGCTGA
- a CDS encoding cupin domain-containing protein yields the protein MELNIRRVVTGHDENGKAIVKFDDLSDTVISRRPGHKSAVLWTTDRFPSDNAGQSDAAKREIGTTDPNGTVFRVVEYQAGVAGRLHRTDSVDYAVVMSGSIDMELDDGVVVTLSAGDALVQRGTVHNWVNRGPEPCRIFFVLVAAEPVSAEAGGKLAAFG from the coding sequence ATGGAACTGAATATCAGGCGGGTTGTTACAGGGCACGATGAAAACGGAAAGGCTATCGTCAAGTTCGACGATCTGTCCGACACGGTGATTTCACGGCGTCCAGGTCATAAGTCCGCGGTGCTTTGGACGACGGATCGCTTTCCGTCGGACAATGCCGGACAGTCCGACGCAGCCAAGCGGGAGATTGGGACGACGGATCCCAACGGAACGGTTTTTCGGGTCGTGGAGTATCAGGCGGGCGTGGCCGGCCGTCTGCATCGAACTGACTCGGTAGACTACGCTGTGGTGATGTCCGGATCGATAGACATGGAACTGGACGATGGTGTCGTTGTGACGCTATCCGCCGGCGATGCTCTCGTCCAACGGGGCACCGTCCACAACTGGGTAAATCGAGGCCCCGAGCCGTGCCGCATTTTCTTTGTGTTGGTTGCCGCAGAACCGGTGAGTGCCGAGGCGGGCGGCAAGCTTGCGGCGTTTGGTTGA
- a CDS encoding calcium-binding protein → MSTVSISKISSVIGPRNSLALLGTSRKEVARGGSFSDIFYTRGGVDEFHGGLGSDTISFSGYGEGLTIRGSAGYARLGDGTQVTTFTGIENIFATSDDDDITGNSGPNTILGRAGSDTINGGSGDDIIQGGLGRDLLTGGRGNDTIDGGTDPNDYAFFSGNQSDFNITTVGDVTTVEWIGAGSGDGTDTLTNIEFLGFDDGFYYL, encoded by the coding sequence ATGTCCACAGTGTCGATTTCAAAGATATCGAGTGTCATCGGCCCGCGCAACAGCCTCGCCCTTTTGGGGACAAGCAGAAAAGAAGTAGCGCGTGGTGGCAGTTTTTCCGACATCTTCTACACCCGCGGCGGCGTTGACGAGTTCCATGGCGGGCTTGGCAGCGACACGATTTCGTTCAGCGGATATGGAGAGGGTCTGACCATTCGTGGCTCAGCAGGCTATGCCCGACTTGGCGACGGCACGCAGGTGACGACCTTCACCGGGATCGAAAACATTTTCGCAACGTCTGACGACGACGACATCACCGGCAATTCCGGTCCCAATACGATCCTCGGCCGGGCCGGCAGCGACACCATCAATGGCGGCTCCGGCGATGACATCATCCAGGGCGGGCTCGGGCGCGATCTGCTGACCGGAGGACGCGGTAACGATACCATAGACGGCGGCACCGACCCGAACGACTACGCCTTCTTCTCAGGCAACCAGAGCGATTTCAACATCACCACCGTCGGCGACGTCACCACCGTCGAGTGGATCGGCGCCGGCAGCGGTGACGGCACCGACACACTGACCAACATCGAATTCCTCGGCTTCGATGACGGGTTCTATTACCTGTGA
- a CDS encoding tripartite tricarboxylate transporter TctB family protein — protein sequence MANLSSDAHEKEISLGADLIIPVAGLCFGAYYVSTVWGLPWQASSLGISLMTALVLVSVLLGLRFVREYRNGLAALTFGDLFGETTGVLMRRIGLALLTCGFVYSMNYLGFTISLFIFVVSTVIMLAGPGKIKIALAIATGMSLGGYLLFIVLVGARFPHGPFERVAAMLFQS from the coding sequence ATGGCAAACCTCTCATCTGACGCTCACGAAAAGGAAATTTCGCTTGGCGCAGACCTGATCATCCCGGTCGCGGGACTCTGTTTTGGTGCCTACTATGTGTCGACGGTCTGGGGGTTGCCTTGGCAGGCGTCGTCCTTGGGCATCAGTCTGATGACCGCATTGGTGCTCGTCAGCGTCCTTCTCGGTCTACGCTTCGTTCGGGAATACCGAAACGGATTGGCCGCGCTCACCTTCGGCGACCTGTTCGGAGAAACCACCGGCGTCCTGATGAGACGGATCGGGCTTGCATTGCTGACCTGTGGCTTCGTCTATTCGATGAATTATCTTGGCTTCACAATAAGTCTTTTTATCTTCGTTGTCTCGACGGTGATCATGCTGGCTGGACCAGGCAAGATAAAGATTGCTCTGGCTATAGCGACTGGAATGTCGCTCGGAGGGTACCTGCTGTTCATCGTGCTGGTTGGGGCTCGTTTTCCACACGGTCCGTTTGAACGGGTTGCCGCCATGCTGTTTCAGAGCTGA
- a CDS encoding glutathione S-transferase family protein, with product MTIEILGGPGSTCCCKVHLTALEKGQEVRETEVNVWKHENLSEDYFKLNRDGMIPTVLHEGMVFVESSVIMRYLDRRFPEPSLTPNNPVEAMRMDLLMKDLDDKYHDAIAFLSFSEIARDANGDLNDVGKARLNSFDGIPEPIRREQRKRSVLLGLSSDEGRRACGFLETMVKDIGAALEHGPFLAGSKYSLADAALLPYVHRLWILGCEGLWTNEYPQVSIWYETMKARPAFDKVFTRHQARTRKRQDPNTEEGGVTWKRFREALETIGSKPNDPAVRLSARVWSPLDDFSEAALNA from the coding sequence ATGACAATCGAGATACTTGGAGGTCCTGGTTCCACCTGTTGTTGCAAAGTACACCTGACTGCCCTGGAAAAGGGACAAGAGGTCCGAGAGACAGAGGTAAATGTTTGGAAGCACGAGAATCTGTCAGAAGACTACTTTAAGCTCAACCGGGACGGCATGATCCCGACCGTCCTGCATGAGGGCATGGTGTTTGTGGAGTCCAGCGTCATCATGAGATACCTGGATCGACGCTTTCCCGAACCGTCACTTACGCCGAACAATCCCGTTGAGGCGATGCGGATGGATCTTCTGATGAAGGACCTTGACGACAAGTACCATGATGCGATTGCATTTCTTTCGTTTTCCGAAATCGCCCGCGACGCGAACGGAGACCTCAACGACGTGGGGAAGGCGAGACTGAATTCATTCGATGGCATCCCGGAACCCATCCGGCGCGAGCAACGAAAGCGTTCGGTATTGCTGGGCTTGTCCTCGGATGAAGGGCGTAGAGCATGTGGATTCCTCGAAACAATGGTCAAGGATATCGGCGCTGCGCTTGAACATGGACCTTTCCTGGCTGGCTCGAAATACTCTCTGGCTGATGCCGCCTTGTTGCCCTATGTGCACCGGCTTTGGATTCTGGGCTGCGAAGGCTTGTGGACCAACGAGTACCCTCAGGTAAGTATCTGGTACGAAACAATGAAGGCACGCCCGGCCTTCGACAAAGTCTTCACCAGGCACCAGGCTCGGACACGAAAACGCCAGGACCCGAATACCGAAGAAGGCGGCGTCACCTGGAAGAGGTTTCGCGAGGCTCTGGAAACCATCGGCAGCAAACCGAACGATCCGGCGGTTCGACTTTCTGCGCGCGTTTGGTCGCCGCTGGACGATTTTTCCGAGGCTGCCCTAAATGCATGA
- a CDS encoding alpha/beta hydrolase, producing MNAMTVRGNEINYRIIGDAGPIVALMPGERRPHDELVNLAESIAKSGCRVLLHDRRNTGASEISIDGESEHVVWAEDLLTLVHQLKEDSFYVGGSSSGARVAITLALRHPDSVRGLLLWRVTGGVHASDKLAKKYYGDPVEVAKNGMAAVCSSPHFLEPISRREGNREKLMAMKPEDFIATMQRWQAEFVRAASLPVIGATEEQIRQLAVPACILAGNDKVHSPMTARRVTGLLPKAELHEDIVSYRADDALLEEWDRGEWRSVEPKMAKIFGAFVNRIETGCFAIENPQPDRDATGIKS from the coding sequence ATGAATGCGATGACCGTCAGGGGGAATGAGATCAACTATCGCATTATCGGTGATGCTGGCCCGATTGTCGCGCTGATGCCAGGGGAAAGGCGCCCTCATGATGAACTCGTGAACCTGGCCGAGAGTATCGCCAAGTCGGGCTGCCGGGTTCTCTTGCACGATCGCCGGAATACCGGGGCTTCAGAGATCTCGATTGATGGCGAGTCAGAGCACGTGGTCTGGGCCGAGGATCTTCTGACTCTGGTGCATCAGCTGAAAGAAGACAGTTTTTATGTCGGAGGCTCTTCGTCCGGTGCGCGCGTGGCCATCACGCTGGCCCTTCGCCATCCTGACTCCGTCCGGGGTTTGCTTCTGTGGCGTGTCACCGGAGGCGTGCATGCATCGGACAAACTCGCGAAAAAATATTACGGTGATCCGGTTGAGGTCGCAAAGAACGGGATGGCGGCCGTGTGTTCGTCGCCGCACTTCTTGGAGCCAATTTCACGTCGCGAAGGCAACCGCGAAAAACTGATGGCCATGAAACCCGAGGACTTCATCGCAACGATGCAACGCTGGCAAGCCGAATTTGTTCGCGCCGCGTCTCTGCCTGTCATCGGTGCGACGGAGGAACAAATCCGGCAACTCGCGGTCCCAGCATGCATTCTGGCCGGCAACGACAAGGTCCATTCCCCGATGACTGCAAGACGGGTCACTGGGCTGCTGCCCAAAGCCGAATTGCATGAGGACATCGTATCCTATCGTGCAGACGATGCTCTGCTTGAAGAGTGGGATCGCGGGGAATGGCGATCGGTCGAGCCAAAGATGGCGAAGATATTCGGTGCCTTCGTCAACCGAATTGAGACCGGATGCTTTGCTATCGAAAATCCTCAGCCAGACCGGGATGCGACCGGCATTAAGTCATGA
- a CDS encoding IS66 family transposase, translated as MSDDGHACKRCGHAFSGDDTMVLAGAYDEIDIPAIRPHVTRHRRFSCHCPQCGTTTKATAPAVATATPFGPGIHALAIYLKSFHALSYERLSGVFMDIFGLHASEGAIMNMFARSRPSFQATAQAAKASLRAARVVASDETGVRIEGTNAQHWVFHCKDAVVHQPDYSRAARVVHETMGGHVPEVWISDRYSAQQSHGHRHQTCLAHLARDTAFALEHGEDDLPLRFQLWFGRVFDFARAISTFAASTVASKKRKFDKQLAGLLCAPTSCDLAQKLQAKIGRARDQLLTFCDYPGEVDVTNNTSERKLRPWVIQRKVTNGYRAMWAAQAEADVRTTVDTARLKGANPFQVIASVLA; from the coding sequence TTGTCTGACGACGGACACGCCTGCAAGAGATGCGGCCATGCGTTTTCCGGTGATGATACGATGGTGCTGGCCGGGGCCTATGACGAGATCGATATTCCTGCGATCCGTCCTCATGTCACCCGGCATCGGCGTTTTTCCTGTCATTGCCCGCAATGCGGCACGACGACAAAAGCCACCGCACCTGCCGTGGCAACCGCAACGCCGTTCGGGCCAGGCATTCACGCGCTGGCGATCTACCTCAAGAGTTTCCATGCATTGTCTTACGAACGCCTGAGCGGTGTGTTCATGGATATCTTCGGCCTCCATGCGAGCGAGGGCGCGATCATGAACATGTTTGCCCGCTCCCGTCCGAGCTTCCAGGCCACAGCACAGGCCGCCAAGGCCAGCCTTCGAGCCGCCCGCGTTGTCGCCAGCGACGAAACCGGTGTGCGTATTGAGGGCACAAATGCCCAACACTGGGTTTTTCATTGCAAGGATGCCGTTGTCCACCAGCCCGATTACTCCCGTGCAGCACGGGTCGTTCACGAGACCATGGGCGGCCATGTCCCCGAGGTATGGATATCTGATCGGTATTCAGCCCAGCAATCTCACGGCCATCGACATCAAACCTGCCTTGCACATTTGGCGCGTGATACAGCCTTTGCGCTGGAACATGGCGAGGATGATCTCCCTCTTCGCTTCCAGCTTTGGTTTGGCCGTGTGTTTGATTTCGCCAGAGCCATAAGCACATTCGCTGCGTCTACCGTCGCAAGCAAGAAGCGCAAATTCGATAAACAGCTTGCCGGGCTTCTATGCGCCCCGACTTCATGCGACCTGGCCCAAAAGCTCCAGGCCAAGATCGGGCGGGCCCGCGATCAGCTGCTGACGTTTTGCGACTATCCCGGAGAAGTCGATGTCACCAACAACACATCTGAGCGAAAGCTCCGTCCATGGGTCATTCAGAGAAAGGTGACAAACGGATATCGCGCCATGTGGGCCGCCCAAGCCGAGGCGGATGTACGCACAACCGTCGATACCGCCCGCCTTAAAGGCGCAAATCCCTTCCAGGTTATCGCATCCGTCTTGGCGTAG
- a CDS encoding sulfite exporter TauE/SafE family protein, with translation MFGAIIFEGLSFWQLALLLAAYALAFVIKGVFGYGAILPMILMGSFVMPPHQAIILAGLVNLASQVVLVPDGLKYGNHCLAGRMILFIIPAVIVGVLMFRLLEPAALQFTVGFLLLLILLAEGAAWQKRVLPFVKARQNFFSGAAALIAGLLSGLVGAGAMIFLSVYLHTVITERLALRGTIILIVTAMLAWRMLLLVWADFLNWDIALEALILLPVAVLFIQIGRTIAQRLSNDIFFRAYRIFMIFGSVGLMLRGAVQ, from the coding sequence ATGTTTGGCGCGATTATATTCGAAGGTCTGTCGTTTTGGCAGTTGGCGCTATTATTGGCCGCCTACGCGCTGGCATTCGTTATCAAAGGCGTTTTTGGTTACGGAGCAATTCTGCCAATGATCCTCATGGGGTCTTTCGTGATGCCACCGCACCAAGCAATTATTCTGGCCGGCCTCGTCAATCTTGCGTCTCAGGTCGTTCTCGTGCCGGATGGTTTGAAGTACGGCAATCATTGTCTGGCTGGACGGATGATACTTTTTATAATACCGGCGGTGATCGTCGGCGTCCTTATGTTTCGGCTCCTCGAACCTGCTGCATTGCAGTTCACCGTCGGGTTTTTGTTATTGCTAATTCTTCTTGCAGAGGGCGCAGCCTGGCAAAAGCGAGTGCTTCCGTTCGTCAAGGCGAGACAAAATTTCTTTAGTGGCGCTGCTGCGCTGATCGCTGGTCTGCTTTCGGGACTCGTGGGGGCCGGAGCAATGATATTTCTTTCTGTTTATCTCCATACTGTCATCACGGAACGACTGGCGCTCAGGGGCACGATAATCCTCATAGTTACTGCTATGTTGGCGTGGCGGATGCTACTGCTTGTCTGGGCCGATTTTTTAAACTGGGATATTGCGCTTGAAGCGCTAATCTTGCTCCCTGTTGCTGTCTTGTTCATTCAGATCGGTCGAACCATCGCGCAACGCCTCTCCAACGATATTTTTTTCCGGGCCTACAGGATATTCATGATTTTTGGGTCAGTGGGTTTGATGCTCCGTGGCGCGGTCCAATAG